In the Clostridium cellulovorans 743B genome, TGTAGATGGAACAGTTTATACTATATTGGTTAGGCTTGAGAAGAATAAACTTGTGGATATAGAAAAAAAACCATCCGATATGGGGCCGCCGCGAAAGTTTTTTACACTTAATGAAGCTGGGCGCGAGGAACTGAGGAGGTTCTGGGAAAGGTGGGAATTTGTATCATCAAAAATTAACGAGTTAAAGGAGAGGAAATAATGAGTTTTTGGGGAAAAATTACGGGAAGTGACATCACTAAAGAAATGAAAGTTTTTGAATCGCGAGCCAAAAAGCTACCGACTGATTATCAAGTGGCATGGGAAAAAATTAGTGCTAATCTTTGGTCATACTCAGATTTCACCGGTCGCAACCTCATGCCAATTCTTGACGGTGTACTTGGCATGCTCGAAGAAACGGCTGCGGACGGTGAGAGTGTACAAGAGGTTTTGGGTGACGATATCAAAGGATTCTGTTCAGCACTGGTTGGCGAAGAAGGGGCAAAGTCTTTTCGTGATAAATGGCGTAAACAACTTAATGATAATATAGCTAAAAAATTAGGTAAATAGGAGGAGTATATGGGAATACAAGATATAATTGAAGGTAAAAAAGAATGGAGAGCACACATGGCGCGTGTCAAGGCACTCCCAAAAGATTATCAGATTGTTTATAAAGAGATTCAAAAATATCTCTTTAAGATTGGATTAGTTGAGCTAACCGACGGGATAGGTTTGCTCTCGGGGATTGTTGATTTTTTTGAAGAGGGCGCAGCATTGGGCAAAGGTGTACTCGAAGTTACTGGCAGTGATGTAGCGACTTTCTGTGATGATCTAATCAAAGATTCAAAAACTTACTATGATATCTATCAAGAATCTGTTGACCAAGAAGTTA is a window encoding:
- a CDS encoding PadR family transcriptional regulator; the protein is MENITEMLKGVLEGCVLEIISHEEIYGYEITKRLNALGFSDVVDGTVYTILVRLEKNKLVDIEKKPSDMGPPRKFFTLNEAGREELRRFWERWEFVSSKINELKERK
- a CDS encoding DUF1048 domain-containing protein codes for the protein MSFWGKITGSDITKEMKVFESRAKKLPTDYQVAWEKISANLWSYSDFTGRNLMPILDGVLGMLEETAADGESVQEVLGDDIKGFCSALVGEEGAKSFRDKWRKQLNDNIAKKLGK
- a CDS encoding DUF1048 domain-containing protein; this encodes MGIQDIIEGKKEWRAHMARVKALPKDYQIVYKEIQKYLFKIGLVELTDGIGLLSGIVDFFEEGAALGKGVLEVTGSDVATFCDDLIKDSKTYYDIYQESVDQEVNKAMKKVIDKKK